In the genome of Nymphaea colorata isolate Beijing-Zhang1983 chromosome 9, ASM883128v2, whole genome shotgun sequence, one region contains:
- the LOC116260568 gene encoding uncharacterized mitochondrial protein AtMg00860-like has product MRFRGLGEEKLTLAEAPKKEKADHIQHLRAVLNILQQNQLHTKPSKYSLGMREISYLGHMISQGRVSMEREKVQAIKEWRTSQSVRELHAFLGLTGYYRKFVYGYITVTATLTELTKKGKFVWTEKADQSFQRLKQAVTTVLVLQLPNFQQPFTVESDASDLGMGTVLSQNSHPIAYFSKAMRGRELIAIVPQSSSGSIFSWDSDSWC; this is encoded by the exons ATGCGGTTCCGTGGCTTGGGAGAGGAGAAATTAACACTCGCGGAGGCTCCCAAGAAG GAAAAGGCAGACCACATACAGCACCTGCGAGCTGTGCTTAACATATTGCAGCAGAACCAGCTTCACACTAAGCCATCAAAATACTCATTAGGAATGAGGGAAATCTCCTACCTGGGCCACATGATCAGTCAGGGCAGAGTTAGcatggaaagagaaaaggttCAGGCTATTAAGGAATGGAGGACATCCCAATCAGTGAGAGAACTGCATGCATTCTTGGGACTCACCGGATATTATCGTAAGTTTGTCTATGGCTATATCACAGTAACTGCAACCCTCACTGAGTTGAcaaagaagggaaaatttgTGTGGACTGAGAAGGCAGACCAATCCTTCCAACGGCTGAAGCAGGCAGTCACCACAGTGCTTGTCTTACAATTACCCAACTTCCAGCAGCCATTCACTGTggaatcagatgcatcagaCCTAGGCATGGGTACTGTCTTGAGCCAGAACAGCCACCCCATAGCCTATTTCAGTAAAGCAATGAGAGGAAGGGAGTTGATCGCCATTGTCCCGCAGTCCTCAAGTGGAAGCATTTTCTCTTGGGACAGCGATTCATGGTGCTAA
- the LOC116259869 gene encoding uncharacterized protein LOC116259869 produces MEVVTAYRHLLKAVDKHIGGEGTKRHFRDFIVQEFRKSINLSDQHAIQQKIKLAKDYSFMLNSVHHHKHLLFSYNIAVDRADEMRRTISKSAANVGLRLPDVYHP; encoded by the exons ATGGAAGTTGTTACTGCATACCGCCATCTTCTTAAAGCTGTTGACAAACACATTGGTGGGGAAGGAACTAAAAGACACTTTAGAGATTTTATAGTTCAGGAGTTCAGAAAAAGCATTAATCTATCAGATCAACATGCTATTCAGCAGAAGATAAAGCTTGCAAAGGATTACTCATTTATGCTTAATAGTGTACACCATCATAAG CACCTACTTTTCTCTTACAACATAGCCGTGGATAGGGCTGATGAAATGAGGAGAACAATCAGCAAGTCTGCCGCTAATGTTGGTCTTCGGCTCCCTGATGTTTATCATCCCTGA